In Streptomyces rapamycinicus NRRL 5491, the genomic stretch GCCCGGGCGGCCGTCATCCGGCGCCGGTGGTGGCGCCGGCACAGCACCTCGTAACCGACCTCGCTCCCCGGCCGGTTGACGTCGCCCACGACCACCTGGGCGCCCTCGACGACCATCTGGCCACCGACGGTGCGGGCGTTGTGCGTCGCCCGGGCGCCGCACCAGCACAGCGCCTCCACCTGCAGCACCTCCACCCGGTCGGCCAGCTCCACCAGGCGCTGGGAGCCGGGGAAGAGCTTGCTGCGGAAGTCGGTGGTGATGCCGAAGGCGAAGACGTCCACCTCCAGGTCGTCCACCACCCGGGCGAGTTGGTCGATCTGCGGTGGGGTCAGGAACTGCGCCTCGTCGGCTATCACGTAGTCGACCCGGCCCCCGGCGGTCAGCGCCTGGACCACATGGGTGTAGAAGTCGAGGTCGTCGGCGACCTCGATCGCCTTGGTGGCCAGCCCGAGCCGCGAGGAGAGCTTGCCCTCGCCCTCCCGGTCGTCCCGGGTGTAGATCATCCCCTGGAGCCCGCGCGCCGAGCGGTTGTGCTGGATCTGCAGAGCGAGGGTGCTCTTTCCGCAGTCCATCGTTCCGGAAAAGAACACCAGCTCGGGCATGAGGAGGCGGGGCCTTTCGTAGGGCGGGGTGACCGGTGCGGGCGTGAGCGGGCCGGGCGTGAACGGGGGCGTTCAGGAGCGTACTTCGAGGAGCGGCACCAGCTGCTCCAGGGGGGTCATCGAACCGTGCAGCCCGACCATGGCGGACTCCTTCGGCTCGGTGTGCGAGGCGACGATCGCGACGTCGTCGCGCGCGGCGGCCACGATGTCGCCGATCCGCCGGTACACCCGGTCGTCGACGCCCTTACCGCCGCCATCGGCGCCGCCGGGCCCGCCGAACCAGCCCGCCTCGATGGCCTCGTCACGGCCCGCCACCCACATCCGCTCCCCCAGCACCTCGCGCCAGACGGCCAGCACATCGCCCGCGGCGCCGGGGACGGCGTACACATGGCGGGCGCGGCCCTCGCCGCCGAGCAGCGAGACGCCCGCGCGCAGCTCCCAGTCCTCGTCGAAGTCGATGCGCGACTCCGGGTCGAACGGGATGTCGATCATGCCGTGGTCCGCGGTGACATAGAGCGCCGAGCGGGGCGGGAGGCTCTCGGCGAGCCGCTGGGCGAGCCCGTCGACATAGCGGAGCTGATCGCGCCACTCGGGCGAGTCCACGCCGAAGCGGTGCCCCTTGCCGTCCACCTCGCTGTAGTACGTGTAGACGAGCGAGCGGCCCGCGGCTCCGAGCTGCTCGGCCGCGAGGTCCATCCGCTCCTCACCGGTGAGCCGCCCGTGGAAGGTGCCGCCGCTGAGCGCGACCTTGGTGAGCGGGGTCTCGGCGAAGGTGGGCGCGGAGACCTGGCAGGTGTGCACGCCCGCGGCGTCCGCGAGCTGGAAGACGGTCGGATACGGCTGCCAGGCGTGCGGCTCCGTCCAGGGCTGCCAGCGCAGCTGGTTCATCAGCTGGCCGGTGTCCGGGTCCCGCACCGTGTAGCCGGGCAGGCCGTGGGCGCCGGGCGGCAGTCCGGTGCCCACCGAGGCGAGCGAGGTCGCGGTGGTGGACGGGAAGCCCGCGGTGAGCGGCTCCCCCGAACCGTTCAGCGAA encodes the following:
- a CDS encoding thymidine kinase yields the protein MPELVFFSGTMDCGKSTLALQIQHNRSARGLQGMIYTRDDREGEGKLSSRLGLATKAIEVADDLDFYTHVVQALTAGGRVDYVIADEAQFLTPPQIDQLARVVDDLEVDVFAFGITTDFRSKLFPGSQRLVELADRVEVLQVEALCWCGARATHNARTVGGQMVVEGAQVVVGDVNRPGSEVGYEVLCRRHHRRRMTAARARAATLSPDVLPVD
- a CDS encoding alkaline phosphatase family protein — translated: MSGSATGPLPSTASFWPEPTPLDPGSAPLPRYGTGSLADLLPAVAAGQEVPGISSGLVLAPADRVCVFLVDGLGWELLRAHPGEAPFLTSLLPSSLNGSGEPLTAGFPSTTATSLASVGTGLPPGAHGLPGYTVRDPDTGQLMNQLRWQPWTEPHAWQPYPTVFQLADAAGVHTCQVSAPTFAETPLTKVALSGGTFHGRLTGEERMDLAAEQLGAAGRSLVYTYYSEVDGKGHRFGVDSPEWRDQLRYVDGLAQRLAESLPPRSALYVTADHGMIDIPFDPESRIDFDEDWELRAGVSLLGGEGRARHVYAVPGAAGDVLAVWREVLGERMWVAGRDEAIEAGWFGGPGGADGGGKGVDDRVYRRIGDIVAAARDDVAIVASHTEPKESAMVGLHGSMTPLEQLVPLLEVRS